Within Ralstonia pickettii DTP0602, the genomic segment ATGCACCAGAGCCCGCCAAGCATAACGGTTTACGCCGCGTCGCGGCAGCCGCACAAACCCATGTTGAAAACCCCGACGTGATATCCACAGAATCTGTGGATATCCTCCCCCACACCAGCCCGGAAAGCCCAGTCTGTGCGCCAACGCACCGGACCGCACAAATTTTAGGCAACGGGTTGCATCCCACTCCCGGCCCGGCTCTGCGCGGCCTCGCACGCATTCGCCCCTTTGCTTAGCCGGCTAGGCCACACTCCGACACGCCTTGTGCCCTTGAAGGCGCGCATGGCACCGCGTAATCTTTTTGTTACCGGGGGCTGCAATGGCGCTTGTTGCGCCGACCAGCCAGACAATGACAATGACAATACAAGAGCCCAACCAAACCGGGCCGTTGCCTCGTGACCTGCTGCACGCGCTGCGTGAAGGCGGTTACGACGTTTCGGCACTCGCGCCCGCCCCGGAATCCGATACCGACTTCCCGTCCGCCGCGCCGGCGGCCGGCCCCCAACAGGCCAGCCATCTGCTGTGCGCCGTCTACCAGGCCACCGGCGACCCGGCCATCGGCCTGTGGCTGGGCAGCCGGATGCAGCCCGACCTGCTCGGCCTGGCCGGCTTGCCCGCCATGGCCGGCCCGTCGCTGGGCACCGCGCTGCGGCGCATCGCGCGCTACCAGCGGCTGATGTCGGGCGACCGCATCGAACTGCGCCGCCAGGGCGACGAGGCCTGGGTCTGCATCTGCCCGAGCGAGCCCGAAGCGCCCGACACCCGCCCGCGCATCGACATGGAACTGTGTTCGCTGCTGGCCTTCGGGCGCCAGTTCACGCGCAAGCCGCTGCATCCGCTGCGCGTGTCGCTGCGCATCGGCCAGCCGGACTGGCACCTGCGCTATACCGAGGCGTTCGATTGCCCGGTGCGCTTCGGCGAGCCGGAGGACGCGATCGTGTTCGGCCGCCGCGACCTGGCGCTGCGGCTGATGGCACGCGCCCGCCCCAGCCCGTCGACACAGTCGGCCACGGGCGAGCCGCGGCCGTCGGCGGCGTCGCTGGACGATGTCCGCGCCGCCCTGCAACAGCTCGCGGGCGAACGCGCGCTGAGCCTGGCCGCGGTGGCACGCCACCTCGACGTCAGCGAACGCACGCTGCAGCGCCGGCTGATGGCCGCGGGCACGGGCTTCCGGGCGCTGTGCGAGGAAGCGCGCCGCGACCTGGCCGGCCGCTTCCTGACCGAGGGCGCGATGTCGCTGGGAGAGATCGCGTTCCGGCTAGGCTTTGACGATGCCAACTCGTTTTTCCGCGCCTTCCGCCGCTGGACCGGCATGACGCCGGGCGACTACCGGCGCGCGGCGGCGCACCCGCCCGGCTAGCGCGGAGAGCGGGGCCGGCGCCTTACGCGCCGGCCGCCTACTCCCACGGCGGGTTGTCGCCGAAGCGCCCGGCCAGGAAATCGACAAAGGCGCGCACGCGCGGCGGCACCAGCCGGCGCTGCGGCATCACCGCGTAGATGCCGGTGTCGGCCACCGGGTAGTCCGCCAGCACCTGTACCAGCCGGCCGGCGCGCAGGTCGGCGCAGACATGCCAGGTGGAATGCAGCGCGATGCCAAAGCCGGCCAGCGCCGCATCGGACAGCAACTCGCCGGTATTGGCTTCGATGCGCCCGCGCACCCGCACGGCCATCTCGCCGCCAGTGCCATCGCCCAAGCGCCAGATATCCTGCCGCCCCTGGCTGCCGACCAGCACCAGGCAGTCATGCCGCGCCAGGTCCTGCGGCGTCTGCGGGATGCCGCGCCGCCGCAGGTAATCGGGCGAGGCGCACAGCAAGCGCTGGTTGTTGGCCAGGCGCCGCGCCACCAGCGTGGAGTCGTCGAGCGCGCCGATGCGGATGGCGAGGTCAAAGCCCGCGCTGACCAGGTCCAGCACGTTGTCGGTCAGGTTGACACTCATCGTCAGCCCGGGATGCTGCCGCAGGAATTCCGGCAACAGCGGCGATACGTAGAGCCGCCCGAATGATGACGACGTGGTAATCCGCAGCGTTCCCGACACGCCGGTGCCCGCTTGCCGCAGCGACGTGCTCAGCGCCTCCAGGTCATCCACCAGCGCGCGGCCCTGCTCGGCCAGCACCGCGCCCTCGGGCGTGGCATGCAGCCGGCGCGTAGTGCGATGCAGCAGGCGCACGCCCAGGTCGCGCTGCAGCCGCTGGCTGGCCACCGCCACCGACAAGTCCAGGCTGCGCGCCGCGGCGCTGATCGAGCCCAGGTCGAGCACGCGCAGGAACAGGCCGATATCGCCGATCCGGTCCATGATTATCAAAATTCCATTGAAACTGATTATGGATCATGCCGGTTTTTGCTGAAGACGGAAAGGCGCAGACTGCGGCCTTCCTTTCCTCGCCGACCGTTCCTTCAGAAAAATGGCCTCCCCAGTTTCCGCCCCCGCCTCATCAGGCACCACCCCCGCCGGCGCCCCGCCCGCCCGCGGCCGGTTGCCCGTCGCGCTCTATGCCCTGACCGCCGGCTCGTTCGGCATCGGCTGCGCCGAGTTCGTCATCATGGGCCTGCTGCTGCAGGTCGCCGCCGACCTGCAGGTGACCATCGCCGCGGCCGGCATGCTGGTGTCCGGCTATGCGCTGGGCGTATTCGCCGGCGCGCCGGTGCTGACGCTGCTGACGCGGCGCATGCCGCGCAAGGCCGTGCTGCTGGCGCTGATGGTGATCTACACCATCGGCAATGCGGCCTGCGCGCTGGCGCCGGACTACACCACGCTGATGATCGCGCGCGTGCTGACCTCGCTCACGCACGGCACCTTCTTCGGCGTCGGCGCCGTGGTGGCGACCGGGCTGGTGCCGGAAGACCGCCGCGCCTCCGCGATCTCGGTGATGTTCTCCGGCCTGACGCTCGCGACGCTGCTGGGCATGCCCGCCGGCGCCTGGCTGGGCCTGCACCTGGGCTGGCGCGCGACCTTCTGGGCGATGACACTGATCGGGCTGCTGTCGCTGGCGGTGATCGCGCTGCTGGTGAAGAAGAGCCGCGACCACAGCGCACCGGTGGCGCTGCGCGACGAGTTGGCCACCATCGGCCGCCCGCAGGTGCTGCTGGGCCTGCTGATGACGGTGCTGCAGTCGATGGGGATCTTTGCGGTGATCACCTACGTGCAGCCGCTGCTGACGCGGGTGTCCGGCTTTGGCGAAGCGGCAGTGTCACCGATCCTGCTGCTGTTCGGTGCCGGCATGATCATCGGCAATATCCTTGGCGGCCGCTTTGCCGATCGCACGCCGACCCGCGCGGTGCTGGCGACGCTGGCCACGCTGACGCTGGTGCTGGCGGCGATGACCCTGGCGATCCACAGCCAGGTGATGGTGGTGGCGTTCGTCGGCATCCTCGGCATTGCCGCCTTTGCCACCGTCTCGCCGCTGCAACTGCGAGTGCTGCGCCACGCCCGGGGTGCCGGCGAGAACCTGGCGTCAAGCTTCAACATCGCCGCCTTCAACCTCGGCAATGGCATTGGCGCATGGCTGGGCGGCGTGGTGGTTGATCACGGCCCGGGGCTGACAGCATTGCCGTGGGTGGCCGCGCTGGCACCGCTGGCTGCGCTCGCGGTGGCATGGCTCAGCGTGAGGTTGGAAAACGGCAGCCGCGCCGCCGTGCCCGTGGCGCAAGCCTGCCCCTGACCCCGCACCTCAGCCCGGCTTGCCGTCCACCCGCGGGCGCATGAGCCGCGCCGCATAGGTCAGCGCGTAGAGCGCAAACCCCGCCACCCAGCACGCGCCCGCACCCCAGACCCAGTGCAAATACCCGGCCGGCCATAGCATCGGCCCGAACACCCGCAGCACCGCGGCGGCAGCCACCAGCCAGTACGCCGCGGTTTCCGCGCGGCCCGCTGCCAGCATGCGTCCGGTGTGGCCCAACGCGGTGCGCGTGATCATGGCGATGATCGCCACGCCGAGCACGCCGACGGTGAAGGCATGCGTCGCCAGCCCGGCCATCACCAGTCCGAGCGCGCCCAGTGCCTGCAATGCCAGCGCCACCGGCAGCCACGCATAGGCCAGGTGCAGCACCCACAGCAGCGGCCGGTTGCCCACCGCGTAGCCGCGCCAGCCTGCCACGCGCACGGCCAGCACCGCGGCCGCCAGCAACGACAGCGCCGCCGCCAGCCAGCCCGGCAGGGGCAGCAGCCCAGAGGCCAACCCCAGCACCGCCGCCGGCACCACCATGCGGTCCACCTGCCGGTATTGCCGCAGGCGGAATCCCGGGATCGCATTGGTCGTGAACATCGGGATCACGCGGCCGCCGATCACCACCACGAACAGCGTTACCAGCGCGACGCCGGCGCGGCACGCCTGCATCGCCGCGCCATCCTGGCCGCGCGCCTGCAGCCACAGGCTGGCGATGTCAGCGACGGCAAGCAGCCACAGCGCCAGCGCAAGCGGATAGTTGCGGCGGTTGCCGGCCTTTGCCAGCGTGCGCGTGAAGGCCAGCGCCGCCAGCGGCAGGAACGCGCCCTCGATCACGAAGGCCGCGATGCCCGGCGCCACCCACATGCCCACGCGCCCCGCCAGCCACAGCAGGAACAGCACCGCCAGCGCGGCGCCGGTCGGTGTGGGCTGCCCTGTCCATGCGCGCCCCGCGGTGAACAGGAAGCCGACCACGATGGCAGCGGCGAAGCCAAACACCATCTCGTGCGCATGCCAGAACATCGCCGGGATCGCGGCTGCCGGACCGACCGCATTTACACCCGCCAGCATCGCCGACCATGCCGCGATCGCCAGCGCGGCGAACACCGCCCCGCCCAGGTAGAACGGCCGGAACCCCAGCGCAAACAGGGCAAAGCCGCGCGGCGGCGGCCCGGCGGGCGTCTTGCCGGATGGCGACGGGCGCCGGGCGGGAAGGATCGGGATGGTTTCCATGGCGGAAGAAAGAAGTCAGGTAGACCGGCAGCGCCGGTGCGGTGCGCGCCGGATTCTTGATCCAGCGCAGCATTGCCGCATGCACACGAACGGATGCGTCGGTGCTGCAAGCACGATAGCACCGCCGCCGCGCCGATGGCCTCCGTCGGTAGAACTACCTCCAAAGGCAGATCGCTCCCTCGCCTGCGCTGTGCTGCCGGCGAATAGGCAGCGCAGGTGACCGCCCCTACTCTGGCATCACCCCCGCCAAAGTTGACACAGGAGCATGGCCATGGCCACCCAACCACGCGCGCCGGAGCCCG encodes:
- a CDS encoding AraC family transcriptional regulator produces the protein MTMTIQEPNQTGPLPRDLLHALREGGYDVSALAPAPESDTDFPSAAPAAGPQQASHLLCAVYQATGDPAIGLWLGSRMQPDLLGLAGLPAMAGPSLGTALRRIARYQRLMSGDRIELRRQGDEAWVCICPSEPEAPDTRPRIDMELCSLLAFGRQFTRKPLHPLRVSLRIGQPDWHLRYTEAFDCPVRFGEPEDAIVFGRRDLALRLMARARPSPSTQSATGEPRPSAASLDDVRAALQQLAGERALSLAAVARHLDVSERTLQRRLMAAGTGFRALCEEARRDLAGRFLTEGAMSLGEIAFRLGFDDANSFFRAFRRWTGMTPGDYRRAAAHPPG
- a CDS encoding MFS transporter (K08156: araJ; MFS transporter, DHA1 family, arabinose polymer transporter) — translated: MASPVSAPASSGTTPAGAPPARGRLPVALYALTAGSFGIGCAEFVIMGLLLQVAADLQVTIAAAGMLVSGYALGVFAGAPVLTLLTRRMPRKAVLLALMVIYTIGNAACALAPDYTTLMIARVLTSLTHGTFFGVGAVVATGLVPEDRRASAISVMFSGLTLATLLGMPAGAWLGLHLGWRATFWAMTLIGLLSLAVIALLVKKSRDHSAPVALRDELATIGRPQVLLGLLMTVLQSMGIFAVITYVQPLLTRVSGFGEAAVSPILLLFGAGMIIGNILGGRFADRTPTRAVLATLATLTLVLAAMTLAIHSQVMVVAFVGILGIAAFATVSPLQLRVLRHARGAGENLASSFNIAAFNLGNGIGAWLGGVVVDHGPGLTALPWVAALAPLAALAVAWLSVRLENGSRAAVPVAQACP
- a CDS encoding LysR family transcriptional regulator: MDRIGDIGLFLRVLDLGSISAAARSLDLSVAVASQRLQRDLGVRLLHRTTRRLHATPEGAVLAEQGRALVDDLEALSTSLRQAGTGVSGTLRITTSSSFGRLYVSPLLPEFLRQHPGLTMSVNLTDNVLDLVSAGFDLAIRIGALDDSTLVARRLANNQRLLCASPDYLRRRGIPQTPQDLARHDCLVLVGSQGRQDIWRLGDGTGGEMAVRVRGRIEANTGELLSDAALAGFGIALHSTWHVCADLRAGRLVQVLADYPVADTGIYAVMPQRRLVPPRVRAFVDFLAGRFGDNPPWE
- a CDS encoding short-chain dehydrogenase (K07234: K07234; uncharacterized protein involved in response to NO) → METIPILPARRPSPSGKTPAGPPPRGFALFALGFRPFYLGGAVFAALAIAAWSAMLAGVNAVGPAAAIPAMFWHAHEMVFGFAAAIVVGFLFTAGRAWTGQPTPTGAALAVLFLLWLAGRVGMWVAPGIAAFVIEGAFLPLAALAFTRTLAKAGNRRNYPLALALWLLAVADIASLWLQARGQDGAAMQACRAGVALVTLFVVVIGGRVIPMFTTNAIPGFRLRQYRQVDRMVVPAAVLGLASGLLPLPGWLAAALSLLAAAVLAVRVAGWRGYAVGNRPLLWVLHLAYAWLPVALALQALGALGLVMAGLATHAFTVGVLGVAIIAMITRTALGHTGRMLAAGRAETAAYWLVAAAAVLRVFGPMLWPAGYLHWVWGAGACWVAGFALYALTYAARLMRPRVDGKPG